The sequence ATAgaaagtacatatatatgtatgtatgcatgtatgtattttttttgcaTTGCTTTTCTCCAGCAGAACTCTGTGTATGTAAATTTATACTCAAATGAAGGGTGAATTAGTATCCCTTTTTCAGATCTTCTACCCAAATCTTTGGAACCTctttgaaatcatattttaattagcCTTTATTTGAAATAACAGTAATATCAGTAGAAGTATATAATaacagtggttttcttttctcttgaagcTACACATGGCAGTACTTACAGTAAGTACACATTTAAAGACCAAACCAATGTCTCTATTGTCTTTTGGCaggtaaaacattaaaatagtaCTATCCCCACTTCTCCCTAAATTTATCTGTCCTAtgacattttagaataaaaaaatataatttatcagaagttttttttcataataaatttattttttattggtgttcaatttgccaacatacagaataacacccagtgctcatcccgtcaagtgcccacctccgtgcctgtcacccattcacccccactccccgccctcctccccttccaccacccctagttcgtttcccagagttaggagtccttatgttctgtctccctttctgatatttcctacccatttcttctcccttcccatctattccctttcactattatttatattccccaaatgaatgagaccatataatgtttgtccttctccgattgacttatttcgctcagcatgataccctccagttccatccacgttgaagcaaatggtgggtgtttgtcatttctaatggctgagtaatatcagAAGTTTTAATGAAAGATcacaaattatgtatttcttagGTATATTACAATACATGGGAAAATATATAAGGATATACTGTTTGCTTCATATATTGGCTatcaggatttcattttttaaaaattacagcctcggggtttttttgtttttgtggttgtaTAGACTTTTTTTGAAGTCTTGTGTGCTTCTGAGTATAACATGGTATATATAgttaagaatagaaagaaaatgagaagataacATGGAGAgtcttaaatatttgatttatttaaacatttttaaaccatAACAAATTATCTTGAAATATGTATATCTCAGTCCTCAATTAATAGAGCACAAATTGAACTCTTCGCATAGAAAATATATTCTGTGAGGAGTAATCTAGTAAGTTTCAGAAATtgaatgttatttatttctccttaaacAGCTTTACACAAATCCCAAGGAACCTGAGGTAAGAATACATTGAgaggggattttattttaaatgtgtttaccTGAATTGAGCCTACTGATTATGTTACTAGATTACTATATGAGCAAAGTAACTCATCATGAACTCTGTCAGTATGTTTTGTTATAAACCATCAAttctttattatgaaattttaaaaactacttaggGATGttgaaaaaactttaaaaaaaacatagaggaGCCTATTCCCTaacatgttaaaattaaaaatctctgtgtgtataaaaaccacattttattatttattttaactgattttGAATCCTTTCTGTTTGTGGCCTTTTGGAAAATATGGCATAATtctaaacttttctcttttttgccaaATAAATTCTTTCCTATTTGACCTTTTTATAGAGTTTCAGATCTttactccttctttctctcttaatttcTTCCCTATTGAATCCTACTCATCTTCTAGGCCAACTTATGTCCAAATCTCCCAAGAAAGCTTCTTGGCCTATACTGTTCACactaatttcttccttctctaaatTCCTTTTTGAACAGGACCCCACAATATAACACTCTCTGTTGATTTATGTAGATTAACTTATGTCTTCAACCAGATTTTGAATTCTTGAGGACAAATGTCTTGTCTTGTTTTCTGTCTCCCTGAGTGAATATCATAGTCCTGGACATATACTAGTTATTTGTACTACTTTGAATGGCAGCTGTGGTAATGGCACAGATATGGAGGGAAAagctctttgttctttcttttcattctattctctttattttcttcctagctttctttcctttttctttttcctttttctttgctttcaatttttcttcttaagtCTATGACTTTAGCCTAACTGGTGGTATTCAAGACAAATTAAGCATTTTTAGCCTTTAATATCCTTTCTTGGGTAGATTATAAATAACTGTTTGAGCAGGGTAGAGGAAAACTGGTACATGCAGGTGGGTAAAAATTCCTCAATGCTTGACTACTcctttttatctttgtgtcttgtttagtttcaaaatgctttttttttttttttaccctgaagGTTTGAGGGGAAGTTCCCCAAATTAAAACTTTCTGATAAATCATTAATAAATCCATCACTTTATTAATGcaatgaattattttgttttctttcttatgcaTATAAAACTCCTAATCTGAGACTGATGCTTTTGAGGTAGTGAAATGTTGAGCAGATTGGGCTTAACTACAGAAAACTCTTGggtggagggtgtgtgtgtgagggggtgcTGTTAAATGAGCTTTGATGCAGGCAAAGTAATaaagttagaaaacaaaagcTTATATTATGAAGTGTTGAGCTATCATTTATAacccagaaaaaatattttgaatgcttACAGATTGTTCCATATAGCAGTGATCCATAACTTCTATGTGTTCATGGCACACTTTTGATTGCTAGAAATTTTAGTGGCATGTTTGAAGATATTAAAAGATCAAAAGAACACCAAACCAAGTCAGTGATAAGTACAATATAATTATGGAATAGCAATGTTCATAATGCCTAAAAGTATCCTTAGGACTGCACTATTTTATAGTTGATATGTAGCATCAAGTCACCGGTACAACCACTTACCTCTCTaatctcattcttttatataaTTACAAAACAACTTTCTCATGTAAACACAGTCTTTCTTTGTCGTTTATCTGATATTGTGCTATGTTTCTTGACTCATATCTTTAGAAGTATATCCTTCCCTAAACAAAACTGAACAATagcaatattattaatatatacctgaagcagaaatatattttacGTATAGATTAAAACTTGTAGCAATCTTGTGAAGATTCTTTAACTGTACAATAGTTGCACACCTCCATCTTAAATCAAATAAGTGTGCTTACCCATTTCAGGGACCAATGGAGTTTTGGGCATTGCACAAAGCTGTGGTATTTCCATACgagaagttttgttttggttgCTCCATTTCATGACAGAGATGAACTGACAAAAGTAACTGAAGTAGTAAAGAGGGGTAGTGTAGCTTTCCTACAGATACACTCTATAACATGTGTGGAGGGTATTAATAAATTGTGTAAACCAAAATGTAAATATGTTAAGGAAAGTTTTGTAGGATGAAATCCTAATTGAGTGTGAACTCTTTCCcagctgaatatttatttattcagcaaatattaattgGTTTCCCTCTGTCTGCCTAGCACTGCTCAAGCTATAAAAACACAGGAGTTAATGGGATAGACAAGGTCCCGGCTCTCTGGAAGCTTACATTCTTATATCCTCAAGGGAggataaacaataaacaaaattggTATTAGATAGTCCTcctgctatgaagaaaataaaagaaaggtagTGTGCTGGAGAGTGccgaggcagggaagggagaggagggattAGTGTGCAGCCTATGGAAGGCCTTCAGAGCTAAGCCTGAAGGGCTAGAGGAGTCCGTTTATGCAGGTCTGTGAGAGACAATGGCATATGACTAGCAGAATAGCACAATAGTTAACATTGTAGGTGCTAggatcaaatcccagctctaaCATTTACTAGCTTCATGTATAATTATGATAAGGATACCTACTTAAGAGTATTGACTACATAAGAATGAATAGATGTAGAGCATTTAGGAAGTGCCCAAATATTATCATCATCAACTGGAGATAGCATGTTCCAGAGTATAgctgtgcaaaggccctaagCTAGCAAGGCATCTTGTATGTTCATAGACAGAAAGGGTGCCCTGAGCCTGGAGCTTAGTGGGTAGCAGGGAAAGAAGCAGAAGTGTAAGATCTCATGAGCTAAGgtaatttttggattttattctaagggcAATGGGAACTGTTGGGATGTTTTAATTAAGCGAAAGAGTGACATAGtctgatttgtattttcaaaagcaCTTTTTAGCTATAGAGCAGAGAATGAATTACTGGAGGAATAGTTTGTAAGCAAGGAGATCAGATGAAAAGAGATAGTGGTAGTTTGGAAGGGTTATAATAATGGATGGACTTGGGATAGGCTTTGGAGATGGGCCTGGATGGTCTTGCCAATGGATTGGAATGTAGAGGAGGAAAGGGTATATATGTTGCTATTGCTTTGGTATCTGTGAATATATTCAGTATGAGTAACAGAAACCGTCGCTGAGTGGTTTAAAGGCCCCTCTTTATTAGGCAACACATTAATCTGAAAAGCAGAAAATGTTTTATGCAATGTTAAGAAGAGATGAATGTCTGCTGTAAATATCTTCTGTCATAATTGGAGTTAGATTGAAGTTATAACGGATTAGCATTTTGTGTAAAACAATTACAAACCTAACTCTCTTATGAATTGCTTCAGGGACCAAATAATGTGTTAATAAAATGATCAGCTACTAAAGGATCTACTtttgttataattaaaaaaaaaaaaagctcagagcATAGAGAAGCTAGATTTTGTTGTGAAAcatgggcagaaaaaaaaaaaaaaaagaaacatgggcAGGCAGGAAGAGTAGGCATCATTTGTTTGGCAGGGCAATTACACCCAGCATGAGCGAAGGAGAGGTTAAGTGTGTATCTTGCCTGTCCTGGACGAACCTGTTGCAGTAGGCACCTCTAGCATCACATACTTCCTCTACTCTACTCACAAAGCAGCTTTCTAAATTTTGTTTGATTTCCCAAGTAGATTGTTttgctagaaaaatattttttttaattaagtccaCTATGAATCAGTTGTCTTAGAGTTTAAGCAGCACAAGCCAGTTTACCCAGGATCTGATTACCTGTGATTAAGTTGTTTGCTAAGGTTTTAAGATCAGCAGAGCTGGGGGAACAAGTCTTAGAGTAGAGAAAAGTAACAGAAACACTAAAACTTTCTGATCAATCTAACCTCCTCATTCCCACAGTGTCAAAGACCGAATATtgaaacagatgaataaaggGCATTTTTTGTGTTTGGACTTAAACTTATACCTTTTACCTGTCTTTCAGACCTTCTCCAGATCTGTGGACAAACTATACAATGTATCTGGGCCAAACATTTGCTCCAACTACAAGACAATcattttatttgacatagagtatgtctctcatgaagataTGTGTCCCTCTTTATTTCTAGCTTTCTTAACAGTTAGGAGAGCAAATAGCAGTGATCTCAAAGTTTTAAGGGCAGGATCAAAAAAATGAGACCTGATGTCATAGATCCTGGTTCCTTTttgaatttttccagttttcttgttGCCATTCAGGTCTTCCCTGAATTACTGGAGCAGCCGCTTAATTGCTCTCATGgtttctacttcttcttctgcAGTATTAAAATAGCCAGGGTGATCTTAAAAACATGCAAATTACTCCCATGCTTAAAACACTTCAGCATATTTCTAGTTTACTTAGATTAAAATCCAAATCCCTTATCATGGCCAATAAAGCTTCACATCCTCATCTCCCACACTGTCTTACTTGCTTACTCATTGCCAGCCACTTGGCTTCCTCTTTGACCCTGAAGGATGCTTATTTTCCTACCTTAGAACTTTGTGTTGCTGTTACCTCTGCCCAGGATACTCCATCCTCCTCCAGATCTGCACATGACCCCTTTTGTCACTGAAGCTCAGCTTAAGCATTATCCCTTCAGGGAGGCCTCCTTGGCACTTCCAAACCAAATCAGcattctcccttcttttctctatcacagcttttgtttcatatttttcacaGCACTTACtactatctgaaattattttattatttgttgactgtttctctcCCCTGGCTATATATTCCAAATAACAGGGATCTTTTTTGTCATGTTCACCACTTTGACTCCAGTGCCCAACACAAAGCAGACATTTGATAAACATCTGTTACATGGTTTCTCAACTGGTTTCACTGTCACTTACCTATGCCTGGTCAGATACTTGACTCTGCATCTTAGTTTCTCTAGCTATGATACAGTAACAACAGAATTTGTCTTCTAACTCCTATTTGGCATGGAGGAGAAAAATTAAGTTATCTTTATATCTGGAAATATTACTCCTGAATAGTGTTGTGCTGTGAATCCAAAAGGTATGTAGGTAGTATAGTAggtatacaataaaaatattcttcaccTATTACCAGAAAAGGGTCTGGATTTCCTTTTTGTAagtaatttctttctctgttcccttTGATATTTCTAGAAGGTGACTGAGATATACCAGttcaaattcaaatacacaaaagAAGGAGCCACAATGGATTTTGACAGGTAGAATCTAATTGTTTAATGAACATGAGAAATAGGACTGAGGTAAACATAGCTTCTTGAAGCCATAGATAGATCTTATATTTCCTTTGTAACTTCCCCACACTAATCCTACAAAAactctattaataataataatagaaataattgtttaaatttcTGAAATCCATGGATGAAGTGGTGGGAGTAGAgtcttcctttgcttcttttcctctttttctcataGGTGATGTTAGTGGGGTCTAAAGGTAGTTAAGCTTAGTGGTTAAGAGTTCCAATTCCTAAGGCAGAGAGATCTATCTTGGAATACTCTATTATTTGTCTAATTTTGGACAGATTACTTGACCTCCCTAAATATTAGTGTTCTCATCTGCACAGTGGAATTAATGATATTTACATCCTATAGTTGCTGTGGCTGTTAAATTACAATACATATACAAAGCTTTGTCCATGCCTGGCGTATATTAAAAAGCCAGTAAATGGTACCAGGtggtaatggtggtgatggtagtggtcCTTGGAGGCTATGGTGGTTGGTGGATATCAGTGCAGTAGAAATTATATTAATGAGGCTGTCTTCATGGTGTTGATTGAAGAACTCCTAAGATTCTATGTAGACACTAACCCAAAGTTTCTCTATTGCTATGCCAAGATATTAATCTCTGTCCTCAGTATAGCCACATGGGATCTAGAGTAGATGAAAATCCTGAACTGTTTTGCCTATAAATGCATTCTCATCTATTATCCAAGTATGTCATACAAATGTGATTTTCTATATGTGTCCCTGTATGGAAAAGATTGGAAagcactacattttctttttttttttttttaatttatttatgatagtcacacacagagagagagaggcagagacacaggcagagggagaagcaggctccatacacagggagcccgatgtgggattcgatcctgggtctccaggatcgcgccctgggccaaaggcaggcgctaaaccgctgcgccacccagggatccctacattttcTTATCAAGTTTAAAATGCCAAGTTTTAGGTGTACTAACAGGTTAAAGAGCAAATACAAGGTATTTGCTTAAAAAGGTCCCCAGTACAGGTAGAGATGTCTTATTGAAGAGCAACATTTATTCCCATCCTAGTAACTTTTGAATTCAGATAGATGTAAGTTTTGCTTGATGAGAGGGAATAGAAGTAgaggggatggatggtggtgaagAGTCCTGGGTAGTAGAGGCTCTAAGTTGAAAGAATGAGTGCCCATGAAAGGAACAAATCTGAGGAGAAATGTGACCTAATTCTCAGTTTTCTGCTATTAGCTCTATTGTATCATTTACTGCAAGTTTGAGGATTTCTCTTTGAGATTCACTTCCTTAATCATCCTCTCATTTGTAAAACTTACAGACAGCACTAAGATGTGCAGAGGAAGTAAGTTCTAGgaatgagaattaaaatattaatcatcatAAACTAGCATTTATATAGCATTGTATAGATTGTACAGCACTTTTCATAGATATTCTCCCACATTAAACAGTTGCCTTTTACTctccaaaatttaaatataagtacTACCGGCAATCAGATTAATCTCTTTTGTTATGAAGGCACATATGCCAAGTGGAGAGCAGTAAAACAGAAATAGCCAAATCTTTCAGctacagaggaggagagaaggtaATACATATTACTAATTTCCTAGAAACCAAAgatagacatttatttaaatgatcaGTCATACAAAATTACCGTATCATTTCTTCCATAGTGAAgataatttcccttttaaaatagtGCAAGGGAGTCTTGAGTATGATTTTACATGGATGTGATTTTATGAATCTGATATATACTGAGAGATCCCATAAGCTAAAATGCTATAGTCCTTCACTCTAGTTACCTATTTCAAATTGGTTAACTCTTAGTAGACAAGACTTTgttgttcaaaataaaaaaaggagcAAATATATTCACCTAATAATGCCTATTTTATGAATTCACATTTCTTCCATTAGCTCAGTtacttaagattatttttcactattgagtGCCTTCTATGTGAAAGGCATTGTGCAAATATATTGCACTGATAGTCCTTCCTAGAAGCAACTCAGATATAAGACCaatttaggaagaaaattttggagagaaataaaaagtatttagagTTAGAAGGTAATTTGGTTCGActtgtatattcattcattaatcccataagtatttattgagtgtttactgtaGCTAGCACCAAAAAGTACTGTGGACATGAAATATAGAACCATGTGTAATCTAGAGGGGCCATATAAACCATTATAAACAGGAATAATGTATAGGAATTATCAGGGAAAACTTCCTTGAGGTGAGGATGAATTCAAGAGTCAGGAAAAGAAGTGGGAAAAGCACAATGCAAGCAAACAAAATGAACTCATATACAAATACCTGTGGATGAGAAGAACTGGGTAGTATATGCAGATGAGGTTAGAGGTGAGGGTGTGACTGGTCAGGAAGGGCATTGTATGCATACCATTATTTAATTTGATTGAAAGGTAATTGGTATAAaagaagaattcttttttaaagattttgtttattcatgagagagagagagaggcaggcagagacacaggcagagggagaagcaagctccatgcagggagcctgatgtgggacttgaccccaggactaaaagaatttaaagcaagaGAGTAACAGAGCAGATTTTCCTATGAGGGAGGTATATTACTGCAACAGTGGCATAGAGAATGTTATTGCAGTGTGGACAAGAAGAAAAGTAAGAATAGATAACCATTGTTGCAATCCCAGTAAGAGGAAGGGATATCTTTGACAGATAACTAGACAGCAGAAAGGCCCAGAGCTGATGACtgattttcaaatagaaaatctgGGAAGATATAGAAGTGTGTATAAGCTTATCTCACAAGTGAGGTAACTGACCTAGAGTATTTAAATGACACAGGTCATTCAGTTAGTTAGCAGCAGACCCAAAATTAGATGTCAAGTCTCCTAATTCCAAATCCATTGTTCCCACTATTATGGCATGTGGTTATTTGTAACTTAAATTTCTAAAACTTCAAGTCATATTTAAAATGACTTAAGggaggatgagcactgagtgttatgctgtatgttggcaaattgaactccaataaaaactatacaaaaaattaaaatgacttaaGGGGACTTGCTATTTAAGAAATCCATTGTATATAAATTGCAAAAAGTATAATCACTGATCTAATTTACATTCTAAAAATGGTCTCCAGTGttgtgatatttatatttatttgatcatATGGTAAagagttttgttctttttgaaataGATTTTCAATATTACATATGATTGAAAGTATGCTGTTTTTCTATGTGGTTATAGCAGTAGTGCAAGCTTTGAAAGTGGGACAAACAGTGAAGATATTAAGAAAGCCAGTATTCTACTGATCCGTAAATTATATATACTGATGCAGAACCTTGGACCCCTTCCTAATGATGTTATACTTACTATGAAACTCCACTACTATAATGCAGGTAGGTGGAGACCTCTAGTTAAATTCCTTAagtatcaaaataatattttatatagagaaattTTGTAAGCATCTGAAAGAGATATTTGTTGCTACACATGAAAGACTAATTTGATTTCTTCTATTGAAACTCAcaattttcttggttttctgcCCTTTCCATTTTGCAGTGACTCCACATGATTACCAACCCCCTGGTTTTAAAGAAGGGGTAAACTCACACCTCCTGCTGTTCGAGGGGGAGCCTGTTAACCTGCAAGTGGGATTGGTCTCCACTGGTTTTCATAGCATGAAAGTAAAAGTCACAACTGAGGTCACCAGAGTGTCTGATTTGGAGAACAATCTCTTTCAGGAGAACAGCACTACCGAGATTGCTCATCAGGGTCTAGACTTcgatgaggaagaagaggaatgcAACAATCACGTAAGGCAAAGCTGTAGCGAATCTCCATTGATTGCTTCAGTTAAGCTAACATTTTGAATTCCTATACAGGTTATATCACAGTGACAGTCCAGTGGAGTGTGCCAGgtataaaaaactaaaacaaaactaGCCTCTGCCCTCAGGTAGtctttattgtaaaaaaaaaaaatactgtcttcaATAAGGGAATATACTTTGTCAGTTGAAATTGTCCAATaactagtagaaaaaaaaagactttccaaTATACTTCTTTTATGAATTTAGAaaatttgggattttctttttcttatttatagatAACATTTTGAGGATTTAAAAGATATTCTAGGTGTTTATTCTTACTCACTGGAAGTATAAATAAGTTCTTGATTACTG is a genomic window of Vulpes vulpes isolate BD-2025 chromosome 10, VulVul3, whole genome shotgun sequence containing:
- the HORMAD2 gene encoding HORMA domain-containing protein 2, producing the protein MATAQLSHSIKIHKASKETVFPSQITNEHESLIMVKKLFATSISCITYLRGLFPESSYGERHLDDLSLKILREDKKCPGSLHIIKWIQGCFDALEKKYLHMAVLTLYTNPKEPEKVTEIYQFKFKYTKEGATMDFDSSSASFESGTNSEDIKKASILLIRKLYILMQNLGPLPNDVILTMKLHYYNAVTPHDYQPPGFKEGVNSHLLLFEGEPVNLQVGLVSTGFHSMKVKVTTEVTRVSDLENNLFQENSTTEIAHQGLDFDEEEEECNNHIQRMNFAYSQQSSESSRKKRKVSEPVKAFIPDRK